From one Mucilaginibacter inviolabilis genomic stretch:
- a CDS encoding Crp/Fnr family transcriptional regulator has product MTGELKAFIKQYADLDQDKLDAITQKFKQRNLKKNDFLLEEGSVCNDLVFVQEGCLRLYYLQDEVEISVWFAFEHSSAIEIYSFISEKPSNYFLQAIENTVIWYLPKSELTNLYNEYPEMQEMMRNFWEDVILNLLERFTALQRDSAEQRYLDLLTKPAFLQKIPQKYLASFIGVTPTSLSRIRKHIR; this is encoded by the coding sequence ATGACAGGAGAACTTAAAGCTTTCATAAAACAATACGCAGATCTTGACCAGGATAAGCTGGACGCTATTACTCAAAAGTTTAAACAGCGCAACCTGAAAAAGAACGACTTTTTACTGGAGGAAGGTTCGGTATGTAACGATCTTGTTTTTGTACAGGAAGGCTGCCTGCGATTATATTACTTGCAGGATGAGGTGGAAATATCGGTATGGTTTGCCTTCGAACATTCCTCGGCCATTGAGATTTATAGTTTTATTAGCGAAAAGCCATCCAATTATTTTTTGCAGGCCATTGAAAATACCGTAATATGGTATTTACCCAAGAGTGAACTAACTAATTTATACAACGAATATCCTGAAATGCAGGAAATGATGCGCAATTTTTGGGAAGATGTGATCCTTAATCTGTTAGAGCGCTTTACAGCCCTGCAACGGGATTCAGCTGAGCAGCGTTACCTTGATCTGTTAACCAAGCCAGCATTTTTACAAAAGATACCGCAAAAATACCTCGCTTCATTTATTGGCGTTACGCCAACTTCTTTAAGCCGGATAAGAAAGCATATCCGCTAA